The genomic window CTGTTTGTATCGATCACGGAAAAGGAGGACGCGTTTGCCGCAAAATAACGTAAGCAATGGTGCTTGTGCTCGCCGTGGGCGACACGtgggtgccgcagcggtccAGCGGCGTCCCGGAGGTATTTAGCAAAATGTTCTCACCTGGCCGCATTCACACAGTGTTGATAACGGGTGGAGTCGGTAGCAAGGGGATGTACGACTACTTGCGCACGATTGCCCCCGAAGTGCACTGCGTGGAGAGCAGCGTCGACCGGCAGTGGGCAGATCACATGTCTGAAAGCGTCGTACTGACGGTAGAGAGCCTCAAGATCGGGCTGGTTCGTGGTAACCAAGTACCTCTCGGGGACAAGGAGTCACTCGCAGCGATACAGCGGGAACTGGATGTGGACGTGCTGGTGTCAGGCTCTACGCACCAGCCTCAGTACTTCGAGTTTGATTCCCACCTCTTTGTCAACCCAGGCTCTCTGAGTGGCGCAGATACAGAGTGCGAGGTGAATGTGGTGCCCTCGTTCATGCTGCTGGACGTTCAGGACACATCTGTGGTGACCTTCATTTACCAGTATCAGCCgagcgacgacagcgacggtggtggcactGCTAGCGAGGGCTTGGCGACTGCTGGGACGGTGCCGGGCCTCAGGATCAAGAAGAAGGAGTGGGTGAAGGAGTGACACTCTTGGCTACTGCAGCTTATCTTTGGGTGCggccctctttccctcatGTGCGTTGGCACACCGTCACTACGACTGTCCTGAACTTTTCGTTTATTTTTCGCTTCAAGGCGTGTCTCTGTACGAGAGAGCTTCTTTCCTATCCTGCAGTGCGCCCAACAGACCTTAccagagggagaaggagcgaaggcGGCGCCTGTCTACCACTTGAGTGGGTTGCGTGCTCGATCCGTGAGGCCTTTTAGCAGTCCGCCTTGTCTGtttctgtgtgtgggcgtgatGCGTGAGGGTGCCAATAGGAGGTGCCTGTTCTCCCTTACCGacttttcctccttcaccgctgTTGGACTGCACTATTTTGCTGCGTTGTTGCATCGATCCCTTCTTTGCTTGGTGTTCCTTCGCGTGgcctttctgtttttttttttccttgcaCGTATTGGTTGGTTGTCCCCACCACTCATTCCAGTTTCACTTCTTCTAGTGGCTCTCgcgtcccctctccccccgctccACTCTCTTCGACGTACTGTGCCAGTGATGAGTCGCAGTCTACTCTGTGCTCAGCGAATCAGCAGCAAGCACCCTTGACGCTAGACGGTGATCATGGCCTTCTCCCTAagcctctgccgcttccgTCCGTGAACGCCAGAAAGGGGAAGTCAAAGCAGCAAGTAAACCGACTGAGGAGGATCAAGCGAACCCTCAGATTCCATCGCAGCAGGCGCGGGCTGTGTGGAGCGTTTCACAGTGTGTCAAGTGGGGCAGTGTAGTTACGTGCGCATGTCGGCTAAAGTGTAGCTCTGTGATCCAGTGTGTTTCCCTTGATTCGAACAGACGTTTTCTCAGGCACCACCAGCTCCCCCCGTGCTTGTGCGGTTCCATCGGGTGCGCAACAACCCTGCAGCGACCCATTCTCGTCGTGGCTCATCCTCCTCAATGCCCATtatttgcctctctctcttctccatctcccaccccctccgccttcgccgctGTCACACCCCGGTACGTTTGTGAACGTCTCACACAAACACGATACCGATGCGCGCCGTAACATGTTCTTCTATGCGCAatacctctccccctccctccccattcctctcttccccctcttctctttgtcCTCGGCGAAGAGTGTCCTCTGTTTCAGCGTAGTGGACTGTCAAGGTCAGGTCAGTGCCCCCTGCCAAGTCGAACGTCTCCCTGGACGGTTTCCTGCGACGAGCACCGCAACTAATCAACGACCAAACCGCAAAGGAAGACGCGCGCCCTTCACACAAGACGCATTCGAGACGTTTGGTTTGCTGCTTTGTGTCTTCCTCGTGTTTCCTTCCTTGTGAAGCACACGTGGCGCTTGTTGTCCGTGTGCGGGTCGTGTGTGGTACAGAGGTAGAGAAGCAGTTTCACAGTGCTACCAacatccccaccccctctatCTGGAAAGGCAGAgaccccttccctccccgaGTAATATCGCCACCGAGCCCTAATGACGGAGATCACGTACAGTTACTCGCGGCCGGCCCGCGAGTTTGGCCGCATGCCGGAGTTTCAGGCGAACGACAGCGAAATTCTTGCCGACATTGCACCAAATGATATGATCAAGGACAAGTTCACGTTGCAGAACCCTAAGGAGAGCCAAGTGCAGAACGTGCCGCAGCTCTCCGAAGCGAGCACGAATACCGAGTCCGTTCGCATCAAGAATCACGCACAGTATCACGGTGAAGGTGGCTGGCCGCACGCCGTCGACCCAACCGAGTTTGAGGAGAAGATGAAGTACTGCAAGAAGGTAGAGCGGGAGGAGGGCTACCTGCAGACGTGCGGGCGACTCGCCGAGCAGTGCGTGGAGCGCTGTGTGAAGCAGAACACCGCGCTGGACATATACGGCCAGTACTTCCCCGACGCTCCACCggatgaggaagagacgaTGGGGCCTGCATCGCTGAAGGTGTGGGCGGTGCTCAAAGATCCATCCGAAGAGAAACGCACGGCGGCCGCTCTCTCGTGGCAGAACGACGGCCGCCGCATTGCCGTGGCTTACGCGCGGCTCAAGTTCCAGAGCCAGACACCGACGATGAGCACGAACTCGCATATTTGGGACTTAATGAACCCCAACGACCCTGCCGAGACGCTTGTCACTCCGTCGCCGCTGTGCAGCATTGAGTACTACTCAAAGGATCCTCATCTGATCGCGGGTGGTAGCTGGAACGGCGTCGTGCAGTTCTGGGACACTCGTCAGCCAAACCGCCCGGCTGCCCGCTCCCTCATCGAGGAGAGCCACAAGGATCCGGTGTGGGCTCTTAAGTGGCTGCAGAGCAAATCTGGCGAACTACTCTCCGTTTCCACAGACGGAAACGTGTTTGTGTGGGACTGCCGCCTGCCCGAGAAGCCAATGACCATCCGTTCCATTAGCGAGGATAACTTAGTGCTGCAGCCacgcagcaacgacggcggcgcgcggGGCATCCTCGGCGGCCTGTGTCTCGACTACGATCCGCAGGTGGGAGGGCCGGCCAAGTACATGATCGGCACCGAGCAAGGCACCATCTTATCCTGCAATCGCAAGGGCAAGACCCAGCACGAGAAGTTACTGCCAAACACCTTCAACGGCCATCATGGGCCAATCTACAGCGTGCAGCGC from Leishmania panamensis strain MHOM/PA/94/PSC-1 chromosome 32 sequence includes these protein-coding regions:
- a CDS encoding dynein, putative (TriTrypDB/GeneDB-style sysID: LpmP.32.1130), with translation MTEITYSYSRPAREFGRMPEFQANDSEILADIAPNDMIKDKFTLQNPKESQVQNVPQLSEASTNTESVRIKNHAQYHGEGGWPHAVDPTEFEEKMKYCKKVEREEGYLQTCGRLAEQCVERCVKQNTALDIYGQYFPDAPPDEEETMGPASLKVWAVLKDPSEEKRTAAALSWQNDGRRIAVAYARLKFQSQTPTMSTNSHIWDLMNPNDPAETLVTPSPLCSIEYYSKDPHLIAGGSWNGVVQFWDTRQPNRPAARSLIEESHKDPVWALKWLQSKSGELLSVSTDGNVFVWDCRLPEKPMTIRSISEDNLVLQPRSNDGGARGILGGLCLDYDPQVGGPAKYMIGTEQGTILSCNRKGKTQHEKLLPNTFNGHHGPIYSVQRNPMFSKYFLSVGDWTARLWFEDFKFMPMFSTFYHKAYLTCGVWHTVRPGVFFTTRMDGYVDVWDLMLRQTTPSLSFQVSDYALHTIKPSQNGNYVATGGIDGNVSLMELSPSLCTMVPDEKNVIGTLFENESLRDKNLDRALKEKRAMARQRERRSTHLAGITRAPTKEEAALDDVAAKYMEEVSTVKAKDTHTSDETDAQRLKVLEDLEDGMELYD
- a CDS encoding vacuolar sorting-like protein (TriTrypDB/GeneDB-style sysID: LpmP.32.1120) produces the protein MVLVLAVGDTWVPQRSSGVPEVFSKMFSPGRIHTVLITGGVGSKGMYDYLRTIAPEVHCVESSVDRQWADHMSESVVLTVESLKIGLVRGNQVPLGDKESLAAIQRELDVDVLVSGSTHQPQYFEFDSHLFVNPGSLSGADTECEVNVVPSFMLLDVQDTSVVTFIYQYQPSDDSDGGGTASEGLATAGTVPGLRIKKKEWVKE